A window of Cryptomeria japonica chromosome 3, Sugi_1.0, whole genome shotgun sequence contains these coding sequences:
- the LOC131042286 gene encoding uncharacterized protein LOC131042286 has product MSEMASDSELACVEAWYYNPSGEDSRLPHQYDPNRPVPPHHLTELGVLIWELDADHYDNNPQLEKIKKDRGYNYSDIVTVAPGMMEDYDAKIKHFFTEHLHAQEEIRFVLEGGGYFDVRDYDETWIRFRIRKGHLIVLPPGMYHRFTLDTNNYVKAMRLFMGLPCWTQHQRPADDMEARRTYIAKVLNNSIAAQ; this is encoded by the exons ATGTCAGAAATGGCGTCTGATTCAGAG CTTGCTTGCGTAGAAGCATGGTACTACAATCCCTCGGGAGAAGATAGCCGACTGCCACATCAGTATGATCCAAACCGTCCCGTTCCTCCTCACCATCTCACTG AGCTGGGAGTCCTAATATGGGAGCTCGATGCCGATCATTACGACAACAATCCACAACTTGAAAAGATCAAGAAAGATCGTGGATACAACTACTCG GATATAGTGACAGTTGCACCAGGAATGATGGAAGATTACGACGCtaaaatcaaacatttcttcacTGAACATCTGCACGCTCAGGAGGAAATCCGATTTGTGCTGGAAGGAGGAG GTTATTTTGATGTCCGTGACTACGATGAAACATGGATCAGGTTTCGAATCAGGAAAGGCCACCTCATTGTCCTGCCTCCAGGGATGTATCACCGTTTTACCCTGGATACCAATAATTACGTCAAG GCAATGCGATTATTTATGGGTTTGCCTTGCTGGACTCAGCACCAACGTCCTGCGGATGACATGGAAGCCAG GAGGACATATATTGCCAAGGTACTCAACAATTCGATTGCTGCACAGTGA